The DNA segment GGCTTCCGCGGTTTCTACGAACGGAAGCCGCACTTCCTGCAATCGGTTCCGTATGCCCTGAAAAATATCCGGTGGCTGCTGCACAACGTTGAACTTCCCGTTGCCTTGCCGACTCTGATCGATGCGTTCAGAAGCATGGTCGCTTCCGAAAAGTTGCAGGGCCTGGCCGCGGAACCGGGCCGGCTCGGTCTCCGCATTTTCAGTTTTTCATTTCATAAGGGCTCGATACCGAAGGACGAGTCGGGTAATGGCGGCGGATTCGTTTTCGACTGCCGTAGCGTTCCGAATCCCGGCCGCGAGGAACGCTTCAAAAGCCTCACGGGCAGAGACGCGCCGGTTATCGAATACCTTATGCAGCAGGAGGCGTCTCATCAGTTCTTTGGCAACGTTGTCTCGCTCGTGGACGCCAGCGTCAATGCATACCAGCGCCGGGGATTCAAGAACCTGATGGTTTCGTTCGGATGCACCGGCGGCCAGCACCGCTCCGTCTACTTTGCCGAGCAGCTCGCCAGGCATTTTCAGGGCAAAGCAGGTCTCGAAGTGGTCTTGCATCATCTCGTTCTGGAGAGCATGGGCAGATGAAAGCCATGGTCCTCGCCGCCGGTCTGGGCACGCGGCTGCGGCCGCTGACGGATACGCGGCCGAAAGCGCTCGTCGAAATCGGCGGCCGCACGCTGCTGGAGATCAATCTCGAGCGGCTGCGGACGTTTGGGGTCGATGACGTCATTATTAATGTTCATCACTTCGCCGACATGATGGTGGAGTACCTGAAAGCGAAGGACAATTTCGGGATGCACCTCGCAGTCTCCCGCGAAGCAGAACTCCTCGATACCGGTGGCGGTCTGAAGAAGGCGGCCTGGTTCTTCGGTGACGATGCGGAGCCGTTTGTTCTGCATAACGTCGACGTGATCACCTCGATCGATCTCCGAAGGATGGCTGAATATCACAACGAACACGCTGCTTTGGCCACACTCGCCGTTCAGGACCGGCGCACATCGCGGCCTCTCGCTTTCGATCAGCAACTGCGGCTGACCGGACGCGGAGCGGGATTCGCATTTTCGGGAATTCACGTGATCTCACCGCGCCTGCTCCCGATGCTAAAGGAAGATGGCGCGTTCTCGATCATCGATTCCTACCTCCGCCTGGCGTCCGAAGGAAAAAAGATTCTGGGTTTCCGCGCCGACGAATACGAATGGCGCGATGTCGGGAAGCTCGACGATTTGTCAGCTGCAAGTGACGCGAATTCCGCCAATCGGGCCTGAGTCATTCACCCTTTGTATTTCGCATTGAAATTCCGATTGACTTCCCGCGCGGCCGGTTTCAAACTGACCCCACAAAATTTCTGAAGATTACATAAAGCGACTAACCCATTTCCGTGAGGTGATCATGCGGGGAACGCGCATCACTGCTGCGTTGGCTGTTTGTTTGCTGTTGGCGGTTTCTGGTCTGGCGCAAGAAGGAATCAATGCGGCACTTAGTGGTACGGTGTCGGATAACACGGGGGCTTTGGTCCCCGGAGTCGAAGTAACGGCGAAAAACCTCGCCACCGGAGTGGCTTCGACCACGATCACCAATGAGACGGGAACCTTCCGCTTCCCAAGTCTCCAGCCCGGAGAGTACCAGGCGAGCGCGGCTCTCGGCGGTTTTCAAACTCAGACTTTTCGCTTAACACTTGGTACGTCACAACAGATCCGGCAGAACTTCACTCTGCAGGTAGGAAACGTGGCTCAGGCCGTTGAAGTGACGACTGCAGCCGACGCGCTGCTGACGGCGTCGACGGCATCGGTCGGAACGGTGCTGCCGGCGAATCAGGTCGTGGACCTGCCGCTGGTCGGACATAACGTCATGGATCTGGTCACCAGCACGATGCCTGGTGTGACCGGCAACGGCCAGGCCAGTACGACGTTTGGCGGCGTTACCGCGGATGCCTCCGCCAATGTCGGCATCTCGCTCGACGGCGTTACGATGAACACCGGCAGACACACGCAGGGCCTCAAGCCCACGTTCTTTGTCACGCCGGATCTGGTGGACGAGATGCGCGTCGTTGTGGCGCCCGTCGACGTCGAAGGCAGAGGCGCCGCGCAGATCCAGGTGCGCGCCAGAAGCGGCGGCAATCAGTTTCACGGCGCGGTGACATGGAACATTCGGAACTCCGCACTGAATGCCGCAGCATGGAACGACAACCGCCTCGGCAATGCTCCGATCTGGTACAACCGGCATCAGACCACCGAAAGTCTCGGCGGACCGATTCTGAAGAACAAAACGTTCTTCTTCGCTCTATATGACCGGCAGGACCAGCTGCAAAAGCAGAGCACCGATTCCCTCGTCCTGACGCCTTTGGCGCGGCAAGGCATCTTCCGGTTCTTTCCCGGCGTGAACAACGGCAATGCCGACACGGTAGCGAACGGATCGGGTGCTACCCGCACGGTTGCGGTTGTGGACAGACTCGGCAACCCGCTGAGTCAGGCGCAGGTCGGAGCCACAGGCCCGATGCAAAGCTTCAACGTGTTCGGTGACGCTCTGAATCCCGGCGATCCTTTCCGGAAACAAATGGATCCCACGGGCTACATCGCGAAAATTCTGAATGTGATGCCGATGCCGAACGCATACAACGGAACACTCGGCGATGGCTTGAACACCGCCGTCGTCCGCTTCACACAACGAACGGTTGGAGTCTCGCCGGGAGGCACCGGCCAGTTCATCGATGCCTACAATCGCAATCAGATCAATCTCAAGATCGATCACAATTTCAGCTCCAGGCATCGCTTGAGCGGCACCTGGGTCAGGGAAGGCCACTACAGCGATAACAACGATCTGTCGCCCTGGCCCAACGGGTACCGGGGCGAAATCCGCGAAGATCCCAGAGTGCGCACGTTGAACTTCACGTCGACGCTGTCGCCGAATCTTCTCAATGAAGCACGCTATGCCTACCGCACCACGTCCCTGCAATGGACTCCCGCCATCGAAACTCCGGGAGTATCAAGTGCGGCTATGGGGTTCTTGCCGCAGGTTAACGGCTATCCCGTGTACGTCCGTCCGGTCCTCTTTCCCAATACCGTGATCGGGTCGAGCGCCGATTTCGGAAACACCAGCCCTCTGACGACCTATTCGGACGACATGAGCTGGACGCACGGCGCGCATGCCTTCAAAGGCGGCATCGAATTCCGTTATGCCTATACCTCCGGATATCAGCCGACGCCCGTCACCACTCCAACGCTGGGCTTGATTCCGACGGTCACCGGCGGTGCCGGAGGAGTCCCGGTTGCAGGTATCCAAAATGTCCCGAACCTGCTGACCAACAACATCACGGTGGCGCAGAATCTGTTGTTGGCGCTTGCCGGATCGGTCGGCAGTGTTTCAGAGCGATTCGAAACCTGGGAACCTACGGACACGCAATTCCTCGATTACAAGACGTCGTACCATCATCCGGGACAGCCGTCCGGAACCCGCGGGAAAATCCGGGAGAACCATCAAAACGAATTTAACTGGTTCTTCAAGGATGACTGGAAGGTCAAATCGAATCTCACGCTGAACCTTGGCCTGCGATGGGACCTGTTCCGCGTGCCCGACTTCCGGAGCGGTACGGGAGCGTTCTGGACGCGCGGGCCGGTCGACGGCATTGCCGGATGGTTCGGCGAGTCCGGACGCAACTTCAACCAGGCCTTCCACAACGGCGGCCAGTCGCTGGGCGGCTTGACTCAAATCGCTTTGATCGGCAAAGGTTCCAAATATCCGGACATGGGAATCTGGCCGAGCGACAAGCACAATTTCTCGCCCGCAGTCGGGTTCGCCTGGTCGCCGGCTTTCGGAGGAAAGGACAAGACGACGATTCGCGGAGGTTACCAGATTGCGAAACTGCTGCCCGGCAACAGTCTGTCGTGGATCGACAATGATCTCGGGCGTCTGCCCGGAATCGAATACAGCGCGACAGATTCGGGAGGCTCGGCGTATAGAGACCTGACGAGTCTCAGTTTCCCGTTGGCCTCCCCATCGAGCATTCCTTCGGTCGTGACGGTTCCGGTGACGGAGCGTTCGACGGCCCAATCGTTCTTTGCCCCGAACTACACGTCGCCCTACGTGCAGACCTTCACATTCGGATTCACCAGATCGTTGCCGTCGAACCTGATATTGGACGTGAAATACCTCGGCACCCGGGGTGTGAAGCTCCATTCGTCGATCAATTACAACGAGCCGGATTTCCAGCACAACGGTTTGCTGGATGCCTTGAACACGACGCGCGCCGGAGGCAACGCGCCGCTGTTCGATCAGATGTTGAATGGCTTGAACCTTGGAACCGGTATCGGCGTTGTCGGCCGCGACGTGACGGGGTCGGAGGCGCTCCGGCGGCACTCCTCGTTCCGCGCGAACATCGCCAACGGCAATTTCGACGCTGTCGCGAATACCCTGAACACCACAAACATCGGCGTCAACGTTCCTGCCGGCCAGACCGTTGCTGGCGCGACCCTGCGCTCCAGCGGTCTGTTCCCGGAAAACTTCATCGTCTCCAACCCTCAGTTTTCGACGATGGAGATGCGGAACAACTCCGATAGCTCCACCTACCACTCGCTGCAAACGCAAATCACCATGCGGCAGAAGCACGGAATCACCTACCAGGCCACCTGGACATGGAGCCGTGCCACCGGTGTGACGTCGATCACGCCCGATGGCGGCGGCACCACGGAAACCTATCGGGACTTCACCAACCGCCACGCCGACTACAGCGTCGCGAACTTCCAGCAGACGCATAACTTCCGGGGCTACGCCACACTCGAACTTCCGTTCGGCCCGGGCAAATTCGTCGGCGGAAACACCCATGGCGCTCTGGCCCGCGCAATCGAGGGCTGGCAATTCGGATCGATTTTCAATGCGTTCACGGGATCGCCATTGAACGTTGTTTCCACGACGACCATCAACCGGACCGGAACGCCGGACCTTATCGGAAACTTCCCCCGCAAGGGACAGGTGACCTGGGGCAATCCG comes from the Terriglobia bacterium genome and includes:
- a CDS encoding carboxypeptidase-like regulatory domain-containing protein, which translates into the protein MRGTRITAALAVCLLLAVSGLAQEGINAALSGTVSDNTGALVPGVEVTAKNLATGVASTTITNETGTFRFPSLQPGEYQASAALGGFQTQTFRLTLGTSQQIRQNFTLQVGNVAQAVEVTTAADALLTASTASVGTVLPANQVVDLPLVGHNVMDLVTSTMPGVTGNGQASTTFGGVTADASANVGISLDGVTMNTGRHTQGLKPTFFVTPDLVDEMRVVVAPVDVEGRGAAQIQVRARSGGNQFHGAVTWNIRNSALNAAAWNDNRLGNAPIWYNRHQTTESLGGPILKNKTFFFALYDRQDQLQKQSTDSLVLTPLARQGIFRFFPGVNNGNADTVANGSGATRTVAVVDRLGNPLSQAQVGATGPMQSFNVFGDALNPGDPFRKQMDPTGYIAKILNVMPMPNAYNGTLGDGLNTAVVRFTQRTVGVSPGGTGQFIDAYNRNQINLKIDHNFSSRHRLSGTWVREGHYSDNNDLSPWPNGYRGEIREDPRVRTLNFTSTLSPNLLNEARYAYRTTSLQWTPAIETPGVSSAAMGFLPQVNGYPVYVRPVLFPNTVIGSSADFGNTSPLTTYSDDMSWTHGAHAFKGGIEFRYAYTSGYQPTPVTTPTLGLIPTVTGGAGGVPVAGIQNVPNLLTNNITVAQNLLLALAGSVGSVSERFETWEPTDTQFLDYKTSYHHPGQPSGTRGKIRENHQNEFNWFFKDDWKVKSNLTLNLGLRWDLFRVPDFRSGTGAFWTRGPVDGIAGWFGESGRNFNQAFHNGGQSLGGLTQIALIGKGSKYPDMGIWPSDKHNFSPAVGFAWSPAFGGKDKTTIRGGYQIAKLLPGNSLSWIDNDLGRLPGIEYSATDSGGSAYRDLTSLSFPLASPSSIPSVVTVPVTERSTAQSFFAPNYTSPYVQTFTFGFTRSLPSNLILDVKYLGTRGVKLHSSINYNEPDFQHNGLLDALNTTRAGGNAPLFDQMLNGLNLGTGIGVVGRDVTGSEALRRHSSFRANIANGNFDAVANTLNTTNIGVNVPAGQTVAGATLRSSGLFPENFIVSNPQFSTMEMRNNSDSSTYHSLQTQITMRQKHGITYQATWTWSRATGVTSITPDGGGTTETYRDFTNRHADYSVANFQQTHNFRGYATLELPFGPGKFVGGNTHGALARAIEGWQFGSIFNAFTGSPLNVVSTTTINRTGTPDLIGNFPRKGQVTWGNPFGNFFSQQFYGVPDPSCAKEPANLAQFCTNRALATDPNGQNIILQNAAPGQPGTLGLNPIYGPGSWDVDANIQKRIRIGESKNLAFRMDTQNVFNHPSPGAPNLNINSGTFGQISTKTGNRTLAGQIRFQF
- a CDS encoding nucleotidyltransferase family protein; the protein is MKAMVLAAGLGTRLRPLTDTRPKALVEIGGRTLLEINLERLRTFGVDDVIINVHHFADMMVEYLKAKDNFGMHLAVSREAELLDTGGGLKKAAWFFGDDAEPFVLHNVDVITSIDLRRMAEYHNEHAALATLAVQDRRTSRPLAFDQQLRLTGRGAGFAFSGIHVISPRLLPMLKEDGAFSIIDSYLRLASEGKKILGFRADEYEWRDVGKLDDLSAASDANSANRA